In Candidatus Epulonipiscium viviparus, one DNA window encodes the following:
- the lysA gene encoding diaminopimelate decarboxylase, which yields MYTTMIGNYTAKTDFFKMTTPFELLSEYGSPLYVYNEDIFRSRLRQIKNLVKYKNFVPHYSVKANTNISLLKIVKEEGLHVDTMSPGEIYMALAAGFEPKELFYIPNNATEEDLRYAVDRGVLLSVDSISQLQLYAKINPNSKVAIRFNPGVGAGHHQKVVTAGKKTKFGVDMAEFDTVKKILEENNVTLVGINQHIGSLFMDSGAFIESTTNLLEFAKEFDSLEFIDLGGGFGIPYHKQEDQQPLDLVELGSKMDTMFEEFAQDYGREIQFQIEPGRIIACEAGIVLGTVTGTKQNAETTYLGCDIGFNVLARPIMYDSHHDIELYTKRAHPDLEKHPVTVVGNICESGDILAKDRELPMPEYGDIIGLMDAGAYGFAMSSSYNQRPRVAEVLLKSSGEVVLIRRRETFEDLIASML from the coding sequence ATGTATACTACAATGATAGGAAATTATACAGCAAAGACAGATTTTTTTAAAATGACTACACCTTTTGAATTGCTAAGTGAATATGGCAGCCCGCTATATGTTTATAATGAAGACATTTTTAGAAGTAGACTGAGACAAATCAAAAATCTTGTAAAATATAAAAATTTTGTACCGCACTATTCTGTGAAGGCAAATACGAATATAAGTTTATTAAAGATTGTAAAAGAAGAAGGACTGCACGTCGATACAATGAGTCCTGGAGAAATATATATGGCATTAGCGGCGGGATTCGAGCCAAAAGAGCTGTTTTATATTCCGAATAACGCAACGGAGGAAGACTTGCGTTACGCAGTAGACAGGGGAGTATTACTAAGCGTTGACTCTATATCGCAACTGCAGCTATATGCAAAAATAAATCCGAATAGCAAAGTGGCTATAAGATTTAACCCAGGAGTAGGCGCAGGGCATCATCAAAAAGTTGTAACTGCTGGAAAAAAGACTAAATTTGGAGTTGATATGGCAGAATTTGATACCGTTAAGAAAATATTGGAAGAAAATAATGTAACATTGGTGGGAATCAATCAGCATATTGGCTCGTTATTTATGGATAGCGGCGCTTTTATTGAGAGCACAACAAATTTGCTAGAGTTTGCAAAAGAATTTGACTCGTTAGAATTTATTGATCTTGGAGGCGGATTTGGAATTCCATATCATAAGCAAGAAGATCAGCAGCCGCTAGATTTGGTGGAGCTAGGATCTAAAATGGATACAATGTTTGAAGAGTTTGCGCAAGACTATGGCCGTGAAATTCAGTTTCAGATAGAGCCTGGCAGAATCATTGCATGTGAAGCGGGAATAGTTTTGGGAACAGTAACGGGGACAAAGCAAAATGCGGAGACAACATACCTTGGATGCGACATCGGGTTTAATGTGTTGGCGCGACCTATTATGTATGATTCGCATCATGATATTGAGCTCTACACAAAAAGAGCGCATCCAGATTTGGAGAAGCATCCAGTAACGGTGGTAGGAAACATATGTGAAAGCGGAGATATTTTGGCAAAGGACAGAGAGCTTCCGATGCCAGAGTATGGCGATATAATAGGGTTGATGGATGCGGGGGCATATGGCTTTGCGATGTCGAGCTCATATAACCAGCGTCCGAGAGTTGCGGAGGTATTGTTAAAGTCTTCGGGAGAAGTTGTTTTGATTAGACGTCGAGAAACATTTGAAGACCTGATAGCAAGTATGCTATAA
- a CDS encoding aldo/keto reductase has protein sequence MIKTALGKTGMNVSKIIYGGIVSMKDGQEKSDEYVAYAIDNHVNYFDISPTYGDAQEKLGKSLLPYRKDIYLACKTNKRTAEEAKYEIEASLEMLATDYFDVYQLHSLMNSADTDKAFADDGLMPLLIDYKEQGIIKNIGLTVHSEYAALRGFELYDFDTLLFPTNWALNMARGFGNKLHELQQEKGFGMLGMKALIHRAWLDPTEKAASRFPKSWCKPITDEPEFAIAALRYAQTIGATSLVPPGNFENFSFCVENSDAIAKPPTEHDIALLKNRLSDARGHLIYDL, from the coding sequence ATGATTAAAACTGCTCTCGGTAAAACCGGAATGAATGTCTCCAAAATTATTTATGGTGGCATTGTCTCGATGAAAGATGGTCAAGAAAAATCTGATGAATATGTTGCATATGCCATTGATAATCATGTCAACTATTTCGACATTTCCCCCACTTACGGTGATGCCCAAGAAAAATTAGGCAAATCTTTACTTCCTTATCGCAAAGATATTTACCTTGCTTGTAAAACCAATAAACGCACCGCAGAAGAGGCAAAATACGAAATAGAAGCCTCTTTAGAAATGCTTGCAACAGACTATTTCGATGTTTATCAACTTCACAGCTTAATGAATTCTGCCGATACAGATAAGGCCTTTGCAGATGATGGACTTATGCCTTTACTTATAGACTACAAAGAACAAGGCATCATAAAAAATATTGGTCTTACTGTTCACAGCGAATATGCTGCCTTACGAGGGTTTGAACTATATGATTTTGATACGCTTCTATTTCCTACTAACTGGGCTCTTAATATGGCTAGAGGATTTGGAAATAAACTCCATGAACTGCAACAAGAGAAGGGGTTTGGCATGCTAGGCATGAAGGCTCTTATACATCGCGCTTGGTTAGATCCAACAGAAAAAGCGGCGTCACGCTTTCCAAAATCTTGGTGCAAACCAATTACTGATGAGCCGGAGTTCGCTATTGCTGCCTTAAGATATGCTCAAACCATCGGAGCAACATCGCTTGTGCCTCCTGGTAACTTCGAAAATTTTTCATTCTGCGTTGAAAATTCTGATGCAATAGCAAAACCCCCTACCGAGCACGACATTGCTTTACTCAAAAACAGGTTGTCCGATGCTCGTGGACATCTTATTTATGATCTATAA
- a CDS encoding L-fucose/L-arabinose isomerase family protein, with amino-acid sequence MYKVGFITTMSGRWPEELPSRRLKEYGEWLDANLKDVEIVKYDQIINTPDITYKAAEELKKANVDIIVMVYGAFTGDDISIAMAEKVGVPVILWAPYEEKWDKNDRLYANALVALTMNAASLNRLELPYHAVYGSKEDEVAANKVKSIVNADRVIKVLKNTCLGLYGYRPTAFYNSAFDEGLIRKTFGIRMEETDLKVIFDRMQQLDQEEVDKDREFVKATYLQGDIPDEHWENHSRLYLAMKQIQSEYAYHYATIKCWPEMGQLKTTPCGVLGRLADDGVHVGCEGDIDAMIAAIIQNQLTKQPTFITDMINIDPKENTMTFWHCGNAAGSLHNKKYQSTLANHPLAGQGTALWGPLKAGNVTIARLCNIHGKYKLFVMKGEAIDTDIHTKGTMALVKINTPVKEAVARIIEEGIPHHYSVVWEDVRDEMVEIAKHLNIEVIEL; translated from the coding sequence ATGTATAAAGTAGGGTTTATTACAACAATGTCTGGAAGATGGCCAGAAGAATTACCAAGCAGAAGGCTCAAAGAGTACGGAGAATGGTTAGACGCAAACTTAAAAGACGTAGAAATCGTAAAATATGATCAAATAATTAACACTCCAGATATAACTTATAAAGCAGCAGAAGAGCTGAAGAAAGCCAATGTTGATATTATTGTTATGGTATATGGGGCATTCACAGGAGATGACATTTCGATCGCTATGGCAGAAAAAGTTGGTGTACCAGTTATATTGTGGGCACCATATGAAGAGAAATGGGACAAAAACGATCGTCTATACGCAAATGCGCTTGTGGCACTGACGATGAATGCGGCTTCGTTGAATAGATTGGAATTACCGTATCATGCGGTTTATGGTTCAAAAGAAGACGAGGTAGCTGCAAACAAAGTTAAGTCAATTGTTAATGCCGATAGAGTGATCAAAGTTCTCAAAAACACTTGCTTGGGATTATATGGATATCGTCCAACTGCCTTTTACAACTCTGCATTTGATGAAGGGCTAATTAGAAAGACTTTTGGAATTCGCATGGAAGAAACCGACCTTAAAGTAATTTTTGACAGAATGCAACAACTGGATCAAGAAGAAGTAGATAAAGATCGTGAATTTGTGAAGGCGACATATTTACAGGGAGATATTCCAGACGAACATTGGGAAAATCACTCTAGACTATATCTTGCGATGAAGCAAATTCAAAGTGAATATGCTTATCATTATGCAACAATCAAATGCTGGCCAGAAATGGGGCAATTGAAAACTACTCCATGTGGGGTACTAGGAAGACTTGCAGATGATGGCGTACACGTTGGATGCGAAGGCGATATTGATGCGATGATAGCGGCGATAATTCAAAATCAGCTTACTAAGCAACCGACATTTATAACTGATATGATAAATATTGATCCAAAAGAAAATACAATGACATTTTGGCATTGTGGAAACGCGGCAGGATCGCTACACAATAAAAAGTACCAAAGCACATTAGCAAATCATCCGTTAGCAGGGCAAGGAACAGCTCTTTGGGGGCCATTAAAGGCTGGTAATGTAACTATTGCAAGACTATGTAATATTCATGGAAAATACAAGCTTTTCGTTATGAAGGGTGAAGCAATAGATACAGATATACACACCAAAGGAACAATGGCACTTGTGAAGATAAACACACCGGTAAAAGAGGCAGTTGCTAGAATTATAGAAGAGGGCATACCGCATCACTACAGTGTTGTCTGGGAAGATGTTAGAGACGAGATGGTCGAAATTGCAAAGCATCTAAATATTGAAGTAATTGAACTGTAA
- a CDS encoding class II fructose-bisphosphate aldolase produces the protein MLVTSKEMLEVARDNKYAVPAINTQGGNYDIIWSICRAAEEMKSPIILAHYVATGAYSGQDFFVNVAKWCANKVNVPVAIHLDHGSSFEICMDGLRDGCTSIMIDGSELPVEENAALTQRVVDVCRCFNVPVEAEIGELLRLDALGDAIENKNVVDPQDVKRFLELCSPDSLAIGIGNAHGYYKGEPDIRLDVLEKVREFTNIPLVLHGCTGMKEEIIKRSIELGVAKINFGTHIRFKYVEHYAKALAEELNGHSFKISQKANDLLTEDIKDIIRLSGSENRVK, from the coding sequence ATGTTAGTAACATCTAAAGAAATGCTTGAAGTCGCAAGAGATAATAAATACGCAGTTCCAGCAATCAATACTCAAGGCGGAAATTATGATATTATCTGGTCTATTTGTCGTGCAGCAGAAGAAATGAAGTCACCAATAATTTTGGCTCATTATGTAGCGACAGGTGCATACTCGGGGCAAGACTTTTTTGTAAACGTTGCAAAATGGTGTGCCAATAAAGTTAATGTGCCAGTAGCAATACACTTAGACCATGGATCTAGTTTTGAAATTTGCATGGATGGATTGAGAGACGGATGTACTTCTATAATGATAGACGGATCTGAATTGCCAGTAGAAGAGAATGCGGCTTTAACTCAGAGAGTTGTGGATGTTTGCCGATGTTTTAACGTACCAGTAGAAGCAGAGATCGGCGAGTTGCTAAGATTAGATGCACTTGGCGATGCTATTGAGAACAAAAACGTTGTTGATCCGCAAGATGTGAAACGATTTTTAGAGCTATGTAGTCCAGATTCTTTGGCGATTGGGATAGGAAATGCGCATGGATACTATAAAGGCGAACCGGACATAAGATTAGATGTACTGGAAAAAGTTCGTGAATTTACTAACATTCCTTTGGTTTTACACGGTTGTACAGGAATGAAAGAAGAGATAATCAAAAGATCTATAGAGTTGGGTGTCGCAAAGATTAATTTTGGAACGCATATTCGTTTTAAATACGTTGAGCACTATGCAAAAGCACTTGCAGAAGAACTAAATGGTCACTCTTTTAAAATATCTCAAAAAGCAAATGATCTCTTAACTGAGGATATTAAAGATATTATTCGTTTATCTGGATCTGAAAATAGAGTAAAATAA
- the tadA gene encoding tRNA adenosine(34) deaminase TadA produces the protein MKDDIYFMKEALKEAENALLLDEVPIGCVIVLKDEIISRACNKRNTDKNAISHAEILAISEACKVVEDWRLEECAIYITLEPCPMCAGAIVQARIKRVIFGANSVKAGCGGSIINLLEREEFNHRCVVERGILEQECSQYLSNYFKQMRKIRSVKNG, from the coding sequence ATGAAAGACGATATTTATTTTATGAAAGAGGCTCTCAAAGAAGCGGAAAATGCGTTGTTGCTAGACGAGGTCCCAATAGGTTGCGTGATAGTATTAAAAGACGAGATTATATCAAGAGCTTGTAATAAGCGCAATACCGATAAAAACGCCATTTCACATGCAGAAATACTGGCAATAAGTGAAGCATGTAAAGTGGTAGAAGACTGGCGCTTAGAAGAATGCGCTATCTATATTACTCTCGAGCCATGTCCGATGTGTGCAGGAGCGATCGTGCAGGCAAGAATAAAAAGAGTTATCTTTGGAGCAAATAGCGTAAAAGCTGGCTGCGGAGGCTCTATTATAAATTTGCTAGAACGAGAGGAGTTTAACCATAGATGCGTTGTAGAGCGGGGCATTTTAGAGCAAGAGTGTTCTCAATATCTTTCTAACTATTTTAAACAAATGCGCAAAATAAGGAGTGTAAAAAATGGCTGA
- a CDS encoding ABC transporter ATP-binding protein: protein MIIEITNATKFYGKHKAIDNLSFNVDKGRIHGLIGVNGSGKTTLIKALVGIHELTSGQIKVFGEPVFENPAVKARIGYVADRNRFFKNYTVNALIKFYSEIYPKFSIKKFAIYNDKMQLPLNSRINSLSKGMQMRLSIMLNLSRSPEVLVLDEPTSGLDVIAINDVLNFIITEVNTNQMTVLISSHHLSKLNALCDNITIINHGKLNTHTLLNEHQNQIKKLQVIFTTPIDLSSFAADTAILDIQTIGSVHYIVTNNLPHIEAKIKAIGANLLEELPMTLEEIFVYANKN, encoded by the coding sequence ATGATAATAGAAATAACCAACGCCACTAAATTCTATGGCAAACATAAAGCTATCGATAATCTTTCTTTCAATGTAGATAAAGGTCGTATCCACGGTCTAATCGGTGTCAATGGCTCAGGCAAAACAACTCTTATCAAAGCATTGGTTGGTATTCACGAGCTCACTTCTGGCCAGATCAAAGTCTTTGGAGAACCCGTTTTCGAAAATCCCGCTGTCAAGGCTCGCATCGGTTACGTTGCCGACAGAAATCGTTTCTTCAAAAATTACACAGTCAACGCGCTCATCAAATTTTATTCCGAAATATATCCCAAATTTAGTATAAAAAAATTTGCCATCTACAACGACAAGATGCAACTGCCTCTAAACAGTCGCATCAACTCGCTCTCAAAAGGAATGCAAATGAGACTGTCGATCATGCTAAACTTATCGCGAAGCCCAGAAGTACTCGTGCTAGACGAACCCACCTCTGGTCTCGATGTCATTGCAATCAACGATGTCCTAAACTTTATCATTACAGAAGTCAACACCAACCAAATGACCGTGCTAATTTCATCGCATCATTTAAGCAAACTCAACGCTCTCTGCGACAACATCACAATCATTAATCACGGCAAACTCAATACACATACCCTACTCAACGAACATCAAAATCAAATAAAAAAGCTGCAAGTAATATTCACAACCCCCATTGACCTCTCTTCATTTGCAGCCGATACAGCAATTCTCGACATCCAAACTATCGGCAGTGTACATTACATCGTCACCAACAACCTGCCTCATATCGAAGCCAAAATCAAAGCTATCGGCGCCAACCTCTTGGAGGAGCTGCCAATGACTCTAGAAGAAATCTTCGTCTATGCCAACAAAAACTAG
- a CDS encoding Gfo/Idh/MocA family protein: MVKYIVVGYGWRAQLFYDLAKYSPNQFQVVAGVVKSQERINQIKHERGIFATVDLDQALSLNPDFVILCIPRPIMKDYIIRLMEKGVPVMCETPPGKTTAELNQLYLKQQQLAGKVQVLEQYHLWPFYQSLLNITKSGIIGEVQNITLSALHGYHAISIFRKILGVDMQNCSILGQQFIHQVTKTNSRQGFSYDGEILEQKRDLVTFSFDDGKAAIFDFTSHQYFSTIRTRRVTIQGTRGEVNDMTVRYLNKDNKPVQEEINLYYLGTNNISGLYNHSVSLGDKILYENPTMPARFNDDEISVADSLLKMRDYLAGGAEVYSLKDGLQDAYLSFLMEESLKTKQLIQSQSQSWATHN, from the coding sequence ATGGTTAAATATATAGTTGTCGGATACGGCTGGCGGGCTCAGCTTTTTTATGACTTAGCCAAATATAGCCCCAACCAATTTCAAGTTGTTGCAGGTGTCGTGAAAAGCCAAGAACGCATCAACCAAATTAAACACGAACGCGGTATCTTTGCGACAGTCGATCTCGATCAAGCACTCAGCCTAAATCCCGATTTCGTAATTTTATGTATTCCACGTCCTATAATGAAAGATTACATTATACGATTGATGGAAAAAGGCGTTCCCGTTATGTGTGAAACTCCGCCCGGCAAAACCACTGCGGAACTCAATCAATTATATTTAAAACAACAACAACTGGCTGGCAAAGTACAAGTATTAGAGCAATATCACCTATGGCCATTTTATCAATCTTTGCTAAATATTACCAAATCCGGCATTATTGGTGAAGTGCAAAATATCACTCTTTCTGCACTTCATGGGTATCATGCTATAAGCATCTTTCGCAAAATCCTTGGAGTTGATATGCAAAACTGCTCTATTTTAGGGCAACAATTTATCCATCAGGTTACCAAAACAAATTCTCGCCAAGGTTTTTCGTATGATGGTGAAATTTTAGAACAAAAACGAGATCTTGTAACCTTTTCATTTGATGATGGTAAAGCGGCTATCTTCGACTTCACTAGCCATCAATATTTCTCTACTATACGCACGCGTCGCGTTACCATCCAAGGCACGCGCGGCGAGGTAAATGACATGACCGTGCGCTACCTTAACAAAGACAATAAACCTGTGCAAGAAGAAATCAATCTATATTATCTGGGTACTAACAATATTAGCGGCCTATATAATCACAGCGTTAGCCTTGGCGATAAAATTCTTTACGAAAATCCCACTATGCCTGCACGTTTTAATGATGATGAAATTTCTGTTGCTGATAGCTTGCTTAAAATGCGTGATTATCTTGCTGGCGGCGCCGAAGTATATTCTCTAAAAGACGGTTTGCAAGATGCATATTTATCCTTTTTAATGGAAGAATCTCTCAAAACTAAGCAATTAATTCAAAGTCAATCCCAATCATGGGCAACACACAATTAG
- a CDS encoding FAD-dependent oxidoreductase produces MKLVEKHYDLVVVGGGMAGICAAISAARHGVMTAFVHDRPVLGGNASSEVRVGINGAGRTTPVAFKNGIESGVILELMLRNKKVNPQYSFNVQDNISWEMVMEEDNIDLYLNTSMQTSHVEDNKIIYINAFQNTTGKEFRLYAQQFIDTSGDANLAYESGADWTMGREGKDVYGESIAPDVSDNHTMGSTILYTARDTGKPVKFTRPSWAYEITADMLGRRNVHEVSNGYWWVEVGGDDLDTIENAEDIRDELLKYAYGAFDYVKNSGKYPEAENYALDWIGSVPGKRESRRVYGDYILTQNDVEAATVFDDAVAYGGWSMDAHTVGGIRAKTEAAKKGSGSIFSAVNDLYTIPYRCLYSRNIENLYMAGRCISASHMAMSSTRVIGTCAVLGQAAGTAAAIAKKYGVLPRGVNEHIHELQQTLLKDDAFLPGIATKDSDDIISNGACKITASSHKEGAEPHKVNSEYARRIEEEENKWISAPMGEVGEWIEIAFEQPTQANEILLRFDPNFSKYIATRITDSKRNNEEMQAELVRDYKIEFLKDGVAVREIVIEDNFVRVNHHKFDVTTFDAVKVTVLKTYGDESARIADIRLYCN; encoded by the coding sequence ATGAAATTAGTAGAAAAGCATTATGATTTGGTAGTAGTTGGTGGAGGGATGGCAGGAATTTGTGCTGCAATATCTGCGGCAAGACATGGGGTTATGACTGCATTTGTACACGATAGACCAGTATTGGGAGGCAATGCAAGTTCTGAAGTGAGAGTTGGCATCAATGGTGCAGGCAGAACTACTCCGGTAGCGTTTAAAAATGGAATTGAGTCGGGTGTAATTTTGGAGCTGATGCTTAGAAACAAAAAAGTAAATCCGCAATATTCATTTAATGTACAAGATAATATTTCTTGGGAAATGGTAATGGAAGAAGATAATATAGATCTTTATTTGAATACTAGCATGCAAACATCGCATGTGGAAGATAATAAAATTATTTATATAAATGCATTTCAAAATACTACAGGCAAAGAATTTAGATTATATGCGCAACAATTTATAGATACCTCTGGAGATGCAAACTTGGCATACGAAAGCGGCGCCGACTGGACTATGGGACGCGAAGGCAAAGACGTGTATGGTGAAAGCATAGCACCAGACGTATCTGATAACCATACAATGGGAAGTACCATTTTATATACGGCACGCGATACAGGAAAGCCTGTAAAATTTACCCGTCCTAGTTGGGCATACGAAATCACTGCGGATATGCTGGGTAGACGTAATGTACATGAGGTATCCAATGGATATTGGTGGGTTGAAGTAGGCGGAGATGATCTTGATACTATTGAGAATGCGGAAGATATTCGTGACGAATTGCTTAAATATGCTTATGGCGCATTTGACTATGTAAAAAATAGTGGCAAGTATCCAGAAGCTGAAAACTACGCATTAGACTGGATTGGATCTGTACCAGGAAAGCGCGAATCTAGAAGAGTGTATGGAGATTATATATTGACTCAAAACGACGTGGAAGCTGCGACAGTTTTTGATGATGCGGTAGCTTATGGCGGATGGTCTATGGACGCGCACACTGTGGGAGGAATTAGAGCAAAGACTGAAGCCGCCAAAAAGGGGTCGGGGTCAATTTTTTCTGCGGTTAACGACTTATATACAATACCATATAGATGCTTATATAGTAGAAACATTGAAAACTTATATATGGCAGGACGTTGTATTAGCGCGTCACATATGGCGATGAGCTCGACAAGGGTTATCGGAACTTGTGCAGTACTAGGGCAAGCTGCGGGGACAGCGGCAGCGATTGCAAAAAAATATGGAGTATTGCCACGCGGAGTAAATGAGCATATTCATGAGCTTCAGCAAACACTGCTTAAAGACGATGCATTTCTTCCGGGTATTGCAACAAAAGATAGTGACGATATTATATCGAATGGAGCATGTAAAATTACGGCTTCGAGCCACAAAGAGGGTGCGGAACCGCATAAGGTAAATAGTGAGTATGCAAGACGCATAGAGGAAGAGGAGAATAAATGGATCTCAGCACCGATGGGAGAAGTTGGTGAGTGGATAGAGATAGCATTTGAGCAGCCAACACAAGCAAATGAAATATTGCTTCGATTTGATCCTAACTTTAGCAAATATATTGCAACAAGGATTACAGATTCTAAGCGCAACAACGAAGAAATGCAAGCCGAGTTGGTAAGAGATTATAAAATTGAGTTTTTAAAAGATGGTGTGGCAGTGAGAGAAATTGTGATAGAGGATAATTTTGTACGAGTAAACCATCATAAATTTGATGTAACCACTTTCGATGCCGTTAAAGTGACAGTGCTTAAGACGTATGGTGACGAGAGCGCTAGAATTGCGGATATTCGATTGTACTGCAACTAA
- a CDS encoding DsrE family protein, translating into MTDKLNILWTNDNPQTAHSMVFMYATNAKTREWFDEVELIIWGATAKLVAEDPAIQDKIKIAQRAGVIVKACLACADMFGVTDTLKSLNIILELMGEPLTNILKSNEKLLTI; encoded by the coding sequence TTGACAGATAAACTAAATATTTTATGGACCAATGATAATCCTCAAACTGCTCATTCTATGGTTTTTATGTATGCTACCAACGCTAAAACCCGAGAATGGTTTGATGAAGTAGAACTAATTATATGGGGCGCTACTGCAAAACTGGTTGCTGAGGATCCCGCGATCCAAGATAAAATCAAGATTGCGCAACGTGCTGGAGTGATCGTCAAAGCCTGCCTTGCTTGTGCGGATATGTTTGGCGTTACCGATACGCTAAAATCTCTCAACATCATCCTCGAACTGATGGGGGAACCTCTCACCAATATATTAAAAAGCAATGAAAAGTTACTCACAATCTAA
- a CDS encoding EcsC family protein, which translates to MANKVLQRQWKRILRREDTFVKNATKKKNSKMEDFLAEKVPDKLQNTLNVAFAKSFEIVFERGTNVIEKTYNKESIQQTHKINEYAFSVVADRKRVNAINQGATKTAVYSTVISGVKGVSLGILGIGLPDIPIFMGMVFRGIYEIALQYGYNYDTEEERYFILNIISTALAHGEQAIIENNALNDFMLNPKLPYNYSRQAEIEKVSDVLSMELLYLKFVQGVPVIGAVGGVFDAVFTQKILGYAKLKYRRRFLSARALNEKIY; encoded by the coding sequence ATGGCGAATAAAGTTTTACAGAGACAGTGGAAACGTATACTGCGTAGAGAAGATACATTTGTAAAGAATGCAACGAAAAAGAAGAATTCTAAAATGGAGGACTTTCTAGCAGAAAAGGTTCCTGATAAATTGCAAAATACTCTTAATGTGGCGTTTGCAAAGTCGTTTGAGATCGTATTTGAAAGAGGTACCAATGTAATAGAAAAAACTTATAATAAGGAAAGCATTCAGCAAACACACAAAATCAATGAGTATGCTTTTTCTGTAGTGGCAGATAGAAAGCGCGTTAATGCGATAAACCAAGGAGCGACCAAAACCGCGGTATATAGCACCGTTATTTCTGGAGTAAAGGGAGTAAGTCTGGGAATCTTGGGAATAGGGCTTCCAGATATTCCTATTTTTATGGGAATGGTATTTAGAGGAATATATGAGATTGCGCTGCAATATGGTTATAACTATGACACAGAAGAAGAGCGATACTTCATATTAAATATAATTTCGACAGCGCTGGCACATGGAGAACAAGCAATTATAGAAAATAATGCGCTAAATGATTTTATGTTGAATCCAAAGTTGCCATATAATTATAGTAGACAAGCAGAGATTGAAAAAGTGTCTGATGTGCTATCGATGGAATTGCTATACCTCAAGTTTGTACAGGGGGTACCTGTAATAGGAGCAGTGGGAGGAGTTTTTGACGCTGTATTTACTCAGAAAATTTTGGGGTATGCAAAACTAAAGTATAGAAGAAGATTTTTGAGTGCGCGAGCTTTGAACGAAAAAATTTATTGA
- a CDS encoding M15 family metallopeptidase: MIKKILLILALIIALNFSTYANILVKDYTTYFSLRELLEQNGYTVTYEESKKRILGSKEDSLVRFRIGHKEYYINAQLYTLEHAPFIHSDGLTYVSIDTLLGDNTIFLVSDLSPIIDLILNKSLPNEALADNLSMVVVTYLDYNATTRTGILVVHKDLALEVMEIFQEIYAAQFPIAEISLVDKYDADDYTSMIHNNTSAFNYRFISGTTVLSNHALGEAIDINPLVNPHVIRGVAYPAEGAPYINRNTAAKGMIKEGDAVYNAFINRGWSWGGHWTNPDYQHFEK, translated from the coding sequence ATGATAAAAAAAATATTGTTAATTTTAGCACTAATAATTGCACTAAATTTCTCTACATATGCAAATATTTTAGTTAAAGATTATACAACTTATTTTTCATTACGTGAACTTTTAGAACAAAATGGCTATACAGTTACTTATGAAGAATCAAAAAAACGTATTTTAGGAAGCAAAGAAGATAGTCTGGTACGATTTAGAATAGGGCATAAAGAATATTATATCAACGCACAGCTTTATACTTTAGAGCACGCACCCTTTATTCATTCCGATGGGCTCACCTATGTTTCTATAGATACTTTACTCGGAGATAATACAATTTTTTTAGTATCTGATCTTTCACCTATAATAGATCTCATACTCAATAAATCTCTTCCTAATGAAGCTTTGGCAGATAATTTATCTATGGTAGTTGTTACTTATCTAGATTATAACGCTACCACTCGAACTGGCATATTAGTCGTTCATAAAGACTTAGCCCTAGAGGTTATGGAAATTTTTCAAGAAATCTATGCTGCACAATTCCCTATTGCAGAAATCAGTCTCGTAGATAAATATGATGCAGATGATTACACCTCTATGATTCATAATAACACTTCTGCATTCAATTATCGCTTTATTAGCGGAACAACTGTTCTATCTAATCATGCCTTAGGCGAAGCTATAGACATCAACCCGCTAGTTAATCCTCATGTCATTCGAGGAGTTGCCTATCCCGCCGAGGGTGCTCCTTATATAAATCGAAATACTGCCGCAAAGGGAATGATCAAGGAGGGAGATGCTGTATATAACGCTTTTATCAATCGCGGTTGGAGCTGGGGCGGTCATTGGACTAATCCCGACTACCAACACTTCGAAAAATAG